A window of the Coffea arabica cultivar ET-39 unplaced genomic scaffold, Coffea Arabica ET-39 HiFi ptg000040l, whole genome shotgun sequence genome harbors these coding sequences:
- the LOC140032750 gene encoding lipid phosphate phosphatase delta-like, whose protein sequence is MESISGWQVSLLGGIASWVVFSSMLNVTGKIRSLTQPWVSHQVISSTPISLKIQKYQHGFLDGLFTALSCVVSVPFYTAFLPLLFWSGHCKLARQMTLLMAFCDYIGNCIKDVVAAPRPSSPPVRRVTATEDEKENAMEYGLPSSHTLNTVCLSGYLLHYVLSYAEISDISTQLVGLATICLVVGLIGLGRIYLGMHSLIDVIGGLIIGLGVLAIWLSIHEYIDAFVVSEQNVSTFWTVLSLLLLFAYPTPEFATPSFEYHTAFNGVALGIVIGIQQTYHHFHHEDVPRLFTSDLAILAFLGRALVGIPTILLVKFCSKALAKWILPIVANILGIPVKSTSYIPTLSVSAMSKKSDGTRQAGYLQKLFFFSHQETFDVDTGIRLLQYTGLAWSVVDLVPYVFFRLGL, encoded by the exons ATGGAAAGCATAAGTGGATGGCAAGTTAGTTTATTAGGTGGAATTGCATCATGGGTCGTTTTTTCTTCAATGCTAAACGTGACCGGCAAAATTAGATCTTTGACTCAACCTTGGGTTTCTCATCAAGTCATCTCCAGCACTCCCATTAGTCTCAAGATCCAG AAATATCAGCATGGATTTTTGGATGGTTTGTTTACTGCGCTATCTTGTGTTGTTTCTGTGCCTTTCTACACTGCTTTTCTTCCCTTGCTTTTCTGG AGTGGGCATTGCAAATTGGCTAGGCAGATGACTCTTTTGATGGCCTTCTGTGATTATATAGGGAATTGTATAAAG GATGTCGTTGCAGCTCCTAGGCCCAGTTCACCACCTGTAAGGAGAGTAACTGCCACAGAGGATGAGAAAGAAAATGCTATGGAATATGGATTGCCTTCTTCACATACTCTTAACACTGTCTGCTTGTCTGG GTATCTTTTGCACTATGTCTTATCCTATGCTGAAATTAGTGATATCTCCACACAATTAGTTGGATTAGCTACCATCTGCTTGGTTGTTGGTCTCATTGGTCTGG GAAGGATTTACCTTGGCATGCACAGCTTGATCGATGTCATTGGTGGTCTAATAATTGGCTTGGGAGTCCTGGCAATATGGTTATCCATTCATGAATATATAGATGCTTTTGTAGTTTCAGAACAGAATG TTTCAACCTTCTGGACTGTCCTTAGCTTGTTGTTGCTGTTTGCTTACCCAACACCAGAGTTTGCAACTCCAAGTTTTGAGTATCACACAGCCTTCAATGGTGTTGCACTCGGAATA GTAATCGGGATCCAGCAGACTTATCATCATTTTCACCACGAAGATGTTCCACGCCTCTTTACATCTGATTTAGCTATTCTAGCATTTCTGGGTAGAGCTTTGGTTGGAATTCCCACTATACTGCTTGTAAAGTTTTGCAGCAAGGCTCTTGCCAAATGGATTCTTCCCATAGTGGCTAATATCTTGGGCATCCCAGTTAAATCGACAAGCTACATCCCAACACTAAGTGTTTCTGCCATGAGTAAAAAGTCAGATGGGACAAGACAAGCAGGTTATCTACAGAAATTGTTCTTTTTCTCCCACCAGGAGACATTTGATGTTGACACTGGTATAAGGCTTCTTCAATATACTGGCCTTGCATGGTCTGTGGTGGATCTTGTTCCATATGTTTTCTTCCGTCTTGGCTTGTGA